The Streptomyces rimosus genomic interval CATCGTTCCAGTTATGGAGGGGCTGCATTACCGCCCCCCACCAATCCGCCACATGACGTTCGTAGCGTAGGCGCGACCTCTCGGGCAGAGAACTTATCTGCCGGATCGTCATTTGCAGAAGGACAGTAACCTCTGCGTGGCGTCGTACGAAGTCACCGCTGTTCCATTCGGCATCTAGCACTTTGCACCAAGCGGCGCCAAGCGACGACTCACCTGAGTTCCGAACACTTTGCAAAAGGGTGTGCAGGCGGTGTGCTGCCGTGTTCTCATTGGAAATACTCATACCCCACCACTCGTCACGCTACTCCGTACCAGAACTGACGTCTGAAGGTACCAGCCGCGCCGGCTTCGACACCCGCCCAGGTCGGACAGAGCTACCGAGCCTGCGCCTCGTCGTGCCCTCGACCGCAAGACACCTACTGGAAGCCGACGGTAGGATCAACCTCCCCTAGGGCGACGGAGGTTCTTCGGATGGCCATCATCAAACAGGCTCAGCGTCAGACTCTCGGGCAGCTGATCGGTGCCAACAATCCCGTGGTGACAGTGCCTGATGACAGTCAACGCCAGTACGCCTGGACGAAGAAGGAGGTTGACGTTTTCTGGTCCGACATTGAGAAGTTCAAGGAAGGCCGAGAAAACGGGCGGGAGTCGTCGTCTGAGTACTTCATCGGTCCCATAGTTACGATCACGGCAGACTCGGTGCAGGCCCGCTCGCTGCTTGATGGTCAGCAACGGCTGACCACATCGACCATCCTGATCGCCGCCATCCGAGACATTCTTTGGGGAATGAGATCTGCGGAAGGGGTATCGAGCGCTAACAACATCCAGCGGGATTATATTGCCCGAAAGTCTGGCCGCAAGGACCCCATGGAATACTTCCTGGTCCTATCGTTGTTTGATCGCGACTTCTTCCGAGACAACATACAGGACTGGAGCGAGATTACAGGGGAATGCCCTAGGCTTGAAAAGCCTACGCGTCCTTCACATAAACTCATCTTGGACGCCTACAGCAATTTTCGTCAGAAAATCACCAATCGCCTACGAGCGCACCCCGACGCCGAAGCGCGTTTGGATTACCTAGACTCGTTGCGGGAATGCTTGATCAATGGTCTGGTGTTCGTGGAGATCCAGACACCCTCATCTAGCGACGCAAACGAGGTGTTCGAAACAATCAACTCGAGAGGGAAAGACCTTTCCACTGTAGACCTTGTTCGCAACTTCCTGATGGAGAAAAGCATAAGCGATCACGAGAAGTCGCGGGTGAATGATGCCTGGCGATCACTTCTCGATGGGTTCGACCGGCGCGAGGAGATCGAAAAATTTCTGCGTCATTTCTGGGTCTCGAAGCATGGCGACGTCAAGTCACATAGTCTATATTCAATCATCAGGAAGAACCTGAGCGATCGCTTCGACGAGCGGCCCCAGCAATATGGAGTTGGGGCATTTTCCGCCGACCTGGAGGGGGCAGCAGGGCGGTACGCCGAACTCATCACGGGCAACACCGGCGACAGCAACTTCGACGCCTCGCTCGGCGAGGTAAAGGCTATGAACGCCGACGCCCTTTATCCGCTACTACTCTCCGCCTCCGGGTATCACAAGTACGCCGACCTGCAGACCCTTCTTGATGCCTCCATCAGCTACTACGTGCGCTGGACAGTAGTGGGGCGACGCGAGTCGACTCTACTGGAGGAGAACCTATTTAGCATAGCCAAGGAAATGTCTAAGGGTGGCACGATTGAAGAGGCGGTACAGAAAATCCTGGGGTGGATTCCGGACGATGAGACGTTCGCGGCAGATTTCAGAGATGCCGTAGCACCGAAGCAGTCACAAGCTCGCTACCTCCTTGCCAAGATTGAGCAGCATTTGCGACTTGAGGCCGAGGTGCACGAAGAGGTAGTTCTAGGCGACGGTAAAGTGTATGTCGAAAACATCTACCCCCAAAAGCCCGCAGGAGAGTTGCGCCTAGAAGACCACGACACATGGGTCAGCCGACTGGGCAATCTCACTCTTCTGGCCGGTAAGAAGAATCAGACTATATCCTCGCGTTCATTGCCGGAGAAGAAGCATCTCTACTCCGGCTCGGCTTTGCTGGTTTCG includes:
- a CDS encoding DUF262 domain-containing protein yields the protein MAIIKQAQRQTLGQLIGANNPVVTVPDDSQRQYAWTKKEVDVFWSDIEKFKEGRENGRESSSEYFIGPIVTITADSVQARSLLDGQQRLTTSTILIAAIRDILWGMRSAEGVSSANNIQRDYIARKSGRKDPMEYFLVLSLFDRDFFRDNIQDWSEITGECPRLEKPTRPSHKLILDAYSNFRQKITNRLRAHPDAEARLDYLDSLRECLINGLVFVEIQTPSSSDANEVFETINSRGKDLSTVDLVRNFLMEKSISDHEKSRVNDAWRSLLDGFDRREEIEKFLRHFWVSKHGDVKSHSLYSIIRKNLSDRFDERPQQYGVGAFSADLEGAAGRYAELITGNTGDSNFDASLGEVKAMNADALYPLLLSASGYHKYADLQTLLDASISYYVRWTVVGRRESTLLEENLFSIAKEMSKGGTIEEAVQKILGWIPDDETFAADFRDAVAPKQSQARYLLAKIEQHLRLEAEVHEEVVLGDGKVYVENIYPQKPAGELRLEDHDTWVSRLGNLTLLAGKKNQTISSRSLPEKKHLYSGSALLVSSRTNVEDLWDEESNRWRVEGIEARQQLMAKIALNVWPSGARWA